One window of the Candidatus Caldatribacterium sp. genome contains the following:
- a CDS encoding DUF2284 domain-containing protein: protein MDSEGLGKFLASFLSGKVRDFVLLDPREVVTGEWVRLKCQYGCDGFNLCLTCPPYSPKPSETRKILDSYHLAVLLWQPETWQDLRRTCAELERELFLSGYYKAFAMPSGPCELCDPCPRTYPCRHPELARPSMEACGIDVYATVRKLGFPIEVVRSFECRANYYGLVLVE from the coding sequence ATGGACAGTGAAGGCCTTGGAAAGTTTCTCGCCAGCTTTCTCTCTGGGAAAGTACGGGACTTTGTGCTCCTTGACCCTCGCGAAGTTGTTACCGGGGAATGGGTTCGCCTGAAGTGCCAGTACGGATGCGACGGTTTCAACCTCTGCCTCACCTGTCCCCCGTACAGTCCCAAGCCTTCCGAGACACGCAAAATCCTTGACTCGTACCACCTTGCCGTTCTCCTCTGGCAACCCGAGACCTGGCAGGATTTGCGAAGAACCTGCGCAGAGCTCGAGCGAGAACTCTTCCTTTCCGGGTACTACAAAGCCTTTGCTATGCCCTCTGGACCTTGTGAGCTCTGCGACCCTTGTCCCCGAACGTACCCTTGCCGCCATCCAGAACTCGCCCGTCCTTCCATGGAAGCCTGTGGCATCGATGTATACGCCACGGTACGTAAATTGGGCTTCCCCATCGAAGTCGTCCGCTCCTTTGAGTGCAGGGCGAACTACTACGGGCTTGTGCTTGTGGAGTGA
- a CDS encoding OFA family MFS transporter: MKRIGYVILGIGLLLCLGTVYSYSVFRKPIEETFRVGATLSGLPYMLALFFYALFMPLGGRLLRRLSPRVVALLGSVATSTGWIGAGLSRSYLGLVLFYGVLCGAGVGIAYGVPLAVSVSWFPENPGLALGSTVVGFGLSPLVTAPLARRFVEMAGPLFAFRVLGWVFLAATVPISLLLRFHESKSTGFQNTAPSPRTNLLRQGKFWALWTSFFIGTFIDLSAISITGPIAQETIGLPYQTAALSVSIFAVFNGVGRPLFGYLVDRKGFKRGAFVSYSSVALASLLFFAYPHSVTYALAFAVLWMNLGAWLAMAPTTTYALFGPETYAQNYGVVFTAYGVGALAGTFVSGVLRDLTGSYLGLFPFNALLAGIGIGIVSILEHLSRREEGP; the protein is encoded by the coding sequence TATCGGATATGTGATCCTCGGCATTGGGCTTCTCCTTTGCCTTGGAACCGTGTACTCCTATAGCGTCTTCCGAAAACCGATTGAAGAGACCTTCCGAGTAGGAGCTACTCTCAGCGGACTTCCGTACATGCTGGCGCTCTTCTTCTACGCGCTCTTCATGCCTTTAGGAGGGAGGCTCCTCAGGAGGCTCTCTCCAAGAGTCGTAGCACTCCTTGGGAGTGTTGCGACGAGCACCGGATGGATTGGTGCGGGGCTTTCCCGATCGTACCTTGGTCTTGTGCTCTTCTACGGCGTCCTCTGCGGAGCAGGTGTTGGGATTGCCTATGGAGTCCCTCTTGCGGTCTCGGTGAGCTGGTTCCCCGAGAATCCCGGGCTTGCTCTGGGGAGTACAGTCGTTGGCTTTGGCCTCTCTCCCCTTGTGACCGCTCCTCTGGCCCGAAGATTTGTAGAAATGGCCGGGCCTCTTTTTGCCTTTCGTGTCCTTGGCTGGGTGTTCCTTGCCGCAACCGTGCCAATCTCTCTCCTTTTGCGTTTCCACGAATCAAAAAGCACAGGTTTCCAAAACACCGCCCCTTCCCCCCGCACGAATCTCTTGCGTCAGGGAAAGTTCTGGGCTCTCTGGACGAGCTTCTTCATCGGAACCTTCATCGACCTTTCCGCTATAAGCATTACCGGACCCATCGCCCAAGAGACCATTGGACTACCTTACCAGACTGCGGCTCTGAGTGTGTCCATCTTTGCCGTATTCAATGGTGTTGGGCGACCACTCTTTGGCTACCTCGTGGATCGAAAGGGTTTCAAAAGAGGAGCTTTCGTCTCGTACTCCTCCGTTGCCCTTGCCTCCCTCCTCTTTTTTGCCTATCCTCATTCTGTGACGTATGCCCTTGCTTTTGCCGTGCTTTGGATGAACCTTGGAGCCTGGCTTGCTATGGCTCCAACAACCACGTATGCTCTCTTCGGCCCAGAAACGTACGCCCAAAACTACGGAGTCGTTTTCACCGCTTACGGTGTAGGAGCTCTTGCAGGAACCTTTGTTTCAGGAGTCCTGCGGGACCTCACCGGAAGTTACCTCGGACTCTTCCCTTTTAATGCGCTACTTGCCGGGATAGGAATAGGCATTGTATCTATCCTCGAGCACCTCTCTCGAAGGGAGGAGGGCCCATGA